The following are encoded in a window of Fretibacter rubidus genomic DNA:
- a CDS encoding GNAT family N-acetyltransferase, giving the protein MSIIISHANLDANDIQKLLALHIGQAKQQNMTHTLNISALKRPGIHVFCARDNGATLMGIVAIKSLNSIAGEIKSMRTHPNHLRKGVAAKLMDAVIEFARDQGFKQLYLETHPTPDYAAAVRLYETQGFKYCAAFGEYEETDQSLFMTRALT; this is encoded by the coding sequence ATGTCTATTATTATCTCGCACGCCAATCTTGATGCTAATGATATTCAGAAGCTCTTAGCCTTGCACATTGGACAAGCCAAACAACAAAATATGACGCACACATTGAATATCTCGGCGCTCAAACGACCGGGTATTCATGTTTTTTGCGCCCGTGATAACGGGGCCACCTTGATGGGAATCGTTGCTATAAAATCTCTGAACTCGATAGCGGGTGAAATTAAATCTATGCGCACACATCCCAACCACCTGCGCAAGGGTGTCGCGGCCAAATTGATGGATGCCGTAATTGAGTTTGCCCGTGATCAGGGGTTTAAGCAGCTTTATTTGGAAACACACCCGACGCCGGACTACGCCGCAGCGGTGCGTCTTTACGAGACCCAAGGGTTTAAATATTGCGCAGCCTTTGGCGAGTATGAGGAAACTGACCAGAGTCTTTTTATGACGCGCGCATTGACATAG
- a CDS encoding transcriptional repressor, whose translation MVHAHADRTVADQINAARKLCENAGERFTPLRAHIYELIVRAGGPIKAYDLLDQLRPERGSPKPPTVYRALEFFARLGLVHRVEALNAYIACDHSHPGHVAEFFICESCDEVEERHAHDHVDCLPDGFVINRSVIEHFGQCKDCAQAA comes from the coding sequence ATGGTTCATGCTCATGCAGACCGCACGGTTGCGGATCAAATCAATGCGGCTCGTAAATTATGTGAAAACGCTGGCGAGCGCTTTACCCCACTGCGCGCTCATATATATGAGCTTATTGTGCGTGCAGGCGGACCGATAAAAGCTTATGACCTTCTCGATCAGTTGCGCCCTGAACGCGGGTCTCCCAAGCCGCCAACGGTTTACCGCGCGCTGGAGTTTTTTGCCCGCCTAGGCCTTGTCCACCGCGTCGAAGCGCTTAACGCCTATATCGCCTGTGACCACAGCCATCCCGGTCACGTCGCAGAGTTTTTTATCTGCGAGAGCTGCGACGAGGTCGAAGAGCGCCACGCCCATGACCATGTCGACTGCTTACCCGACGGATTTGTCATCAACCGCTCTGTCATAGAGCATTTCGGGCAGTGTAAAGACTGCGCGCAGGCGGCGTAA